A region of Maridesulfovibrio sp. DNA encodes the following proteins:
- a CDS encoding ABC transporter ATP-binding protein, with protein sequence MAENENIALKVRKAAKFFGTRLIFKDVSCDVLRGEILLVVGRNGAGKTTLLKIMSGLSRPSAGAAEILTEPEKTAYLGHSTFIYPRLSGVANLSFWASMYGLSPSRDELMALLKRVGLERAAEEQAGSYSRGMAQRLNLARVFLVNPDLLFLDEPGTGLDQASLSLLREEVVALRDRGTAIVWISHDVNHDTSLADRVLGLAGRRMAYLGAAAEFDPATILGGENA encoded by the coding sequence GTGGCTGAGAATGAAAATATAGCTCTCAAGGTGCGTAAAGCAGCCAAGTTCTTCGGGACAAGGCTGATTTTCAAGGATGTCAGTTGCGATGTACTGCGCGGGGAAATCCTGCTGGTGGTAGGGCGCAACGGTGCGGGTAAAACAACTCTGCTCAAGATTATGTCCGGGCTTTCTAGGCCTTCAGCCGGGGCTGCGGAAATATTGACTGAGCCTGAAAAAACCGCATACCTCGGGCATTCCACCTTTATTTATCCGCGTCTCAGCGGCGTGGCTAACCTTTCATTCTGGGCTTCCATGTACGGACTTTCTCCTTCCCGCGACGAGCTGATGGCTCTGCTGAAGCGGGTTGGGCTTGAAAGGGCTGCTGAAGAGCAGGCCGGGTCCTACTCAAGGGGAATGGCCCAGCGTTTGAATCTGGCCCGTGTTTTTCTAGTGAACCCGGATCTTCTTTTCCTTGATGAACCGGGAACCGGGCTTGATCAGGCTTCGCTGAGCCTCCTGCGTGAGGAAGTCGTGGCTTTGCGTGACCGTGGAACAGCCATTGTCTGGATCAGTCATGATGTCAACCACGACACTTCACTCGCCGACCGGGTCCTTGGGCTTGCCGGACGCAGGATGGCTTATCTCGGTGCCGCTGCTGAATTCGACCCAGCAACCATATTGGGAGGGGAGAATGCTTAA
- a CDS encoding heme exporter protein CcmB, which translates to MLKRGLTIAAKDLRLSIGGGQGLTQAVLLGLLLIFVFSLSRPAGQLVEPQAASAIFWLASSFGLVLVFNTLFSMEESNEARLGLLSSPVPLHAVWFGKGLAGFGLLLCSQLVFLPATIVFLGQDMKGSLAIFAVTLLAADWGLVALGALLGAISQGQAARESLLSVILFPLLLPILLGAIQLMTSVFSGVNLMDESSWMGIIVAASALFSGAGLILFPFVYSGEQ; encoded by the coding sequence ATGCTTAAACGCGGACTGACTATAGCAGCCAAGGACCTGCGCCTTTCCATAGGTGGCGGGCAAGGCTTGACGCAGGCTGTTCTGCTGGGATTGTTGCTGATCTTTGTGTTCAGCTTATCGCGTCCGGCGGGGCAACTGGTTGAGCCACAGGCGGCTTCGGCCATATTCTGGCTGGCGTCTTCCTTCGGGCTGGTTTTGGTTTTCAACACTTTGTTTTCAATGGAAGAATCAAACGAAGCGCGCTTGGGACTGCTGTCATCTCCTGTTCCTCTGCACGCCGTCTGGTTCGGAAAAGGCCTTGCCGGTTTCGGGCTGCTGCTTTGTTCACAGCTTGTTTTCCTTCCGGCTACAATTGTATTTTTAGGTCAGGATATGAAAGGGTCGCTGGCGATTTTTGCTGTGACTCTGCTGGCCGCGGACTGGGGACTTGTAGCCCTCGGGGCATTGCTTGGTGCAATATCCCAAGGTCAGGCTGCACGGGAATCTCTGTTATCAGTTATTCTTTTTCCTTTGCTGCTGCCCATTTTACTAGGGGCAATACAATTGATGACCTCGGTGTTCTCCGGGGTTAACCTTATGGACGAAAGTTCGTGGATGGGCATCATTGTTGCCGCCTCGGCTTTGTTCAGCGGTGCTGGGCTGATTCTTTTTCCTTTTGTATACAGCGGCGAGCAATAA
- the ccsA gene encoding cytochrome c biogenesis protein CcsA, with protein MNLAIAALLAGIALCAGQYLIWMYAPIEMTMGLVQKIFYVHMPMAAWAMISFFVVFLASAAYLLKRDIKFDYIAGAAAEIGVVFSGLALVTGSIWGRAAWNVWWTWDPRLTTTLIMWFVYAAYLVLRTSPMSAERRSLVCAVLGVVAFVDVPLVFYSARLWRSVHPNVIGAKGGGMEPEMLTTLLVNVVAFGLFWLVLLAVRYRQVRLSGELDAKMVWDQD; from the coding sequence ATGAACCTTGCAATCGCAGCATTGCTGGCAGGAATAGCACTTTGTGCCGGGCAGTATCTTATCTGGATGTATGCTCCCATTGAAATGACAATGGGGCTGGTGCAGAAGATTTTTTATGTCCACATGCCAATGGCGGCTTGGGCCATGATCAGTTTTTTCGTGGTTTTTCTTGCCAGTGCGGCGTATTTGCTGAAACGCGATATAAAGTTTGATTATATTGCCGGAGCTGCTGCTGAGATCGGAGTGGTCTTCAGCGGACTGGCTCTTGTTACCGGTTCCATCTGGGGCCGGGCGGCATGGAATGTATGGTGGACATGGGATCCGCGGCTGACCACTACATTAATCATGTGGTTTGTCTATGCCGCGTATCTGGTGCTGCGCACCTCGCCCATGTCTGCAGAGCGCCGTTCACTTGTCTGCGCGGTTCTCGGAGTTGTTGCATTCGTAGATGTCCCTCTCGTTTTTTATTCTGCGCGACTCTGGAGAAGTGTGCATCCCAATGTTATCGGTGCAAAGGGTGGCGGAATGGAGCCGGAAATGTTGACCACTCTGCTGGTGAACGTTGTTGCATTCGGCCTGTTCTGGTTGGTCCTGCTGGCGGTGCGCTACCGTCAGGTAAGGCTTTCCGGTGAACTGGACGCTAAAATGGTCTGGGATCAGGATTAG
- a CDS encoding CcmD family protein, producing MNSETYLLIANIAVWAVLAGYLAFIAANGASMDRRIRQMEMLDNDK from the coding sequence ATGAACAGTGAAACTTACCTGTTAATTGCAAATATAGCTGTATGGGCTGTGCTTGCCGGTTATCTGGCATTCATCGCAGCCAATGGCGCATCCATGGATCGCCGTATCAGGCAGATGGAGATGCTCGATAATGACAAGTAA
- a CDS encoding tetratricopeptide repeat protein has product MTSKTLNDFTLSGGQKAVVWLLGLALVAVFVSSLTYRMSHPGNKVEFQQQSKGGGMPGGMGKGMSEDAMKHVRELMERLGKEPDNMEIQLELANSFMMIRAYGRAQTFFEKVVSAEPENVQALMGLGMCFYQAEQFEKAAEAFDKIVALSPDDSMALFNAAVVKKYYLHKHDEADAQLKLILDNPKSSPEMKKRAEEELNRDAHAE; this is encoded by the coding sequence ATGACAAGTAAGACTCTCAATGATTTTACGCTCAGCGGCGGACAGAAAGCCGTGGTTTGGCTGTTGGGTCTGGCTCTTGTGGCGGTGTTTGTCTCTTCGCTAACTTATCGCATGAGTCATCCCGGCAATAAAGTCGAATTCCAGCAGCAGAGCAAGGGCGGAGGAATGCCCGGCGGTATGGGCAAAGGCATGAGTGAAGACGCCATGAAACATGTGCGTGAACTGATGGAACGTTTGGGCAAGGAACCGGATAACATGGAAATCCAGCTCGAACTCGCCAATTCATTCATGATGATTCGGGCTTATGGACGTGCTCAGACCTTTTTTGAGAAGGTTGTCAGTGCTGAGCCTGAGAATGTGCAGGCTCTGATGGGGCTGGGAATGTGTTTCTATCAGGCGGAGCAGTTTGAGAAGGCTGCTGAGGCTTTTGATAAAATCGTAGCGCTAAGCCCCGACGACTCAATGGCTTTATTTAATGCTGCGGTGGTAAAGAAATACTACCTGCACAAGCACGATGAGGCCGACGCTCAGCTTAAGCTGATACTTGACAATCCTAAATCCTCTCCTGAAATGAAAAAACGTGCTGAAGAGGAACTTAACCGGGATGCTCACGCAGAGTAG
- a CDS encoding branched-chain amino acid ABC transporter substrate-binding protein, with amino-acid sequence MKRSLLVLLVAAMMTIGSFGSASAGKIVLGVPGAHSGDLAAYGLPTVEAAKLVVKSINDAGGINGEQVVMSTQDDQCKPEFATNAAMKLLSDGVTVVLGHICSGATKAALPIYKDSSLVCMSPSATNPALTLSGDYPNFFRTIASDDAQGALAAIFAVEKLGLKKPAIIHDKGDYGKGFAEWTKKYLAEKGVEAVLFEGVTPGAVDYSAVVQKVKASGADGVIFGGYHPEASKIVSQMRKKKMTIPFLSDDGVKAQTFIDITGDAAEGVYATGPQDITGNPMYKVAIKQYKDSHYGAEPGAFYFEAYSAALALLKAIENAKSTDYDKIVEALRTHEVETPVGKIKFDAKGDAIGVGFSVYQVKDGEYVEVK; translated from the coding sequence ATGAAACGTTCATTACTGGTACTGCTGGTCGCAGCCATGATGACCATCGGTAGTTTCGGTTCTGCTTCAGCAGGCAAAATTGTTCTCGGTGTTCCGGGCGCCCATAGTGGCGACCTTGCAGCTTACGGCCTGCCTACAGTTGAAGCCGCAAAACTTGTTGTTAAATCCATCAACGATGCCGGTGGTATAAATGGTGAGCAGGTTGTCATGTCCACTCAGGATGACCAGTGCAAACCTGAATTCGCCACTAATGCGGCCATGAAGCTTCTTTCCGACGGTGTAACCGTAGTTCTCGGTCACATTTGTTCCGGTGCTACCAAAGCCGCACTGCCTATTTACAAGGATTCCAGTCTGGTCTGCATGTCTCCTTCCGCAACCAACCCCGCGCTGACCCTCAGCGGCGATTATCCCAACTTTTTCAGAACTATCGCTTCAGATGACGCGCAGGGTGCTCTGGCAGCCATTTTTGCCGTCGAAAAACTCGGCCTCAAGAAGCCTGCCATCATTCATGATAAGGGTGACTACGGTAAAGGATTTGCTGAGTGGACCAAAAAGTATCTTGCTGAGAAAGGTGTTGAAGCAGTCCTTTTTGAAGGTGTAACCCCCGGCGCAGTTGACTATTCAGCTGTTGTACAGAAAGTGAAAGCTTCCGGCGCTGACGGTGTTATTTTCGGCGGCTACCATCCTGAAGCTTCCAAGATTGTATCTCAGATGCGTAAGAAAAAAATGACCATCCCCTTCCTTTCCGATGACGGTGTAAAAGCTCAGACTTTCATCGATATCACCGGTGACGCAGCTGAAGGTGTATACGCTACCGGTCCTCAGGATATTACCGGTAACCCCATGTACAAGGTTGCTATCAAGCAGTACAAGGATTCCCATTACGGTGCAGAGCCCGGTGCATTCTACTTTGAAGCATACTCCGCAGCTCTGGCCCTGCTCAAGGCCATTGAGAACGCAAAATCCACTGATTACGACAAAATCGTCGAAGCTCTTCGCACCCACGAAGTTGAAACTCCTGTCGGCAAAATTAAGTTTGACGCCAAGGGTGATGCTATCGGTGTAGGCTTTTCTGTTTATCAGGTGAAAGATGGCGAGTACGTAGAAGTTAAATAA
- a CDS encoding ABC transporter permease subunit — protein sequence MEYFLELFFSGLTRGSIYALIALGYTMVYGIIELINFAHGEIYMIGAFVGLVVAGILTSFGFPAASIVILATIAAVIYASAYGYTLEKIAYRPLRDAPRLSPLISAIGMSIFLQNYVMLSQTSDFLSFPSLIPEFGFLKNYESMVGSTDFLIIVVAALVMVGLNLFIKFTRMGKAMRATAQNRKMAMLVGINVDQVISATFVIGSALAAIGGVLIASHIGQINFFIGFIAGIKAFTAAVLGGIGSVPGAMLGGLILGWTESFCTGYVSSDYEDVFAFALLVLILIFRPSGLLGKAPTQKV from the coding sequence ATGGAATATTTTCTGGAATTATTTTTTTCTGGTCTGACCAGGGGTAGTATCTATGCGCTAATTGCCCTTGGTTATACAATGGTTTACGGTATTATCGAGTTGATTAACTTCGCCCACGGTGAAATCTATATGATCGGGGCGTTTGTGGGGCTTGTTGTAGCCGGGATTTTAACCAGTTTTGGGTTTCCCGCAGCTTCCATTGTCATCTTGGCTACCATTGCGGCAGTTATCTATGCTTCGGCTTATGGATACACATTAGAAAAGATTGCCTACCGACCGTTGCGGGATGCACCGAGACTTTCTCCGCTCATCTCGGCTATCGGTATGTCAATTTTCCTTCAAAACTATGTAATGCTTTCCCAGACTTCCGACTTTCTCTCTTTTCCAAGTCTGATTCCCGAGTTCGGTTTTCTTAAAAATTATGAGTCCATGGTCGGCTCCACCGATTTTCTGATTATTGTGGTTGCCGCTCTTGTTATGGTCGGACTCAATCTTTTCATTAAATTCACCCGGATGGGCAAAGCCATGCGCGCTACGGCTCAGAACCGTAAAATGGCAATGCTTGTCGGCATTAATGTAGATCAGGTTATTTCAGCTACCTTTGTTATCGGTTCTGCACTTGCAGCAATCGGCGGGGTGCTTATTGCCTCCCATATCGGGCAGATTAACTTTTTCATCGGATTTATCGCAGGTATTAAAGCTTTCACAGCTGCAGTTCTCGGCGGTATCGGGTCCGTTCCCGGTGCGATGCTGGGCGGCCTTATCCTCGGCTGGACTGAAAGCTTCTGCACCGGATATGTGTCCAGTGACTATGAAGACGTTTTCGCCTTTGCTCTTCTGGTGCTTATCCTTATTTTCAGGCCTTCCGGATTGTTGGGCAAGGCTCCGACCCAGAAGGTTTAA
- the livM gene encoding high-affinity branched-chain amino acid ABC transporter permease LivM gives MEGFKKSILASLWFMFLTLPIMGVFVNTIDKSVTWHLDRVLYVGAAAFVLSFLWRYMLDRKEKGRKEEEASSVEKVTLFNKLVSNPKFYWPGMVAVAVFAIAFPKLFSMYQVNVMTTALIYVVLGLGLNIVVGLAGLLDLGFVAFYAVGAYSYALMNMYWGISFWMALPLGALLGAFCGILLGFPVLRLRGDYLAIVTLGFGEIIRLILENWGEFTHGPSGISNISRPEFFGLAKGFVAQVNFMYYLMLALVLFTIFVVNRLKNSRIGRAWQALREDEIACQAMGIDKMKTKLLAFSLGATWAGMVGVVFAAKTTFINPASFTFLESAIILSVVVLGGMGSILGVILGALMLILLPEYLRDFSEYRMLVFGATMVLVMVFRPQGLVRDVRKKIDISSVKKALGGAHE, from the coding sequence ATGGAAGGCTTTAAAAAATCTATTCTGGCTTCATTGTGGTTCATGTTTCTGACCCTGCCTATAATGGGGGTCTTTGTGAACACGATTGATAAGTCTGTTACCTGGCATCTGGACCGGGTCCTCTATGTAGGAGCCGCTGCATTCGTGCTTTCTTTTCTCTGGCGTTACATGCTTGATCGAAAGGAGAAGGGCAGGAAAGAGGAAGAAGCGTCCAGTGTTGAAAAAGTTACCCTGTTCAACAAACTTGTTTCCAATCCAAAATTTTATTGGCCCGGTATGGTTGCAGTGGCTGTATTCGCCATAGCGTTTCCTAAGCTGTTCTCCATGTATCAGGTCAATGTTATGACCACAGCGCTCATCTACGTGGTGCTCGGTCTGGGCTTGAATATTGTGGTCGGCCTTGCCGGCCTGCTGGATCTCGGTTTCGTGGCTTTTTACGCTGTCGGTGCATACTCTTACGCGCTTATGAATATGTACTGGGGAATCAGTTTCTGGATGGCCTTGCCGCTGGGGGCGTTACTTGGTGCCTTCTGCGGTATTCTGCTCGGTTTTCCGGTTCTGAGACTGCGTGGTGATTACCTTGCCATTGTAACACTCGGCTTTGGTGAAATTATTCGTCTTATACTTGAGAACTGGGGCGAATTCACCCACGGTCCTTCCGGGATCTCCAACATTTCGCGTCCTGAATTTTTCGGACTTGCCAAGGGTTTTGTCGCTCAGGTCAACTTCATGTATTACCTGATGCTGGCACTGGTGCTCTTCACGATTTTTGTGGTCAACAGGCTTAAAAATTCTCGTATCGGGCGTGCATGGCAGGCCTTGCGTGAGGATGAGATTGCTTGTCAGGCCATGGGAATCGATAAGATGAAGACCAAGCTTTTGGCGTTTTCTTTGGGAGCTACATGGGCCGGAATGGTCGGTGTTGTCTTTGCTGCCAAGACAACCTTCATCAACCCGGCATCATTTACATTCCTTGAGTCGGCTATCATTCTTTCGGTGGTTGTTCTCGGCGGTATGGGTTCTATCCTCGGGGTTATCCTCGGTGCGCTTATGCTCATCCTGCTACCGGAATATCTGCGTGACTTCTCTGAGTATCGCATGCTTGTTTTCGGCGCGACTATGGTTCTTGTTATGGTTTTCAGGCCGCAAGGGCTGGTCCGTGATGTGCGCAAGAAAATTGACATCAGTTCAGTGAAAAAAGCTTTAGGTGGCGCTCATGAGTAA
- a CDS encoding ABC transporter ATP-binding protein codes for MSNERRTVLQVKGVSKDFGGLRALDDVDLDVKEGEIVALIGPNGAGKTTFFNCITGIYTPTEGDVNIDPKGEGFKRINGRKPNHVTKLGMARTFQNIRLFPSMSVIENVMIGCHCRTKATFLGAVFRDPRTRREEQETILKSYELLQELGLDQYADDLARNLPYGAQRRLEIARALATDPFLLLLDEPAAGMNPQETTELEELIVSIKDKHKISVLLIEHDMKMVMSLSDRLFVLEYGREIAHGTPQQISENPAVIKAYLGEELVDA; via the coding sequence ATGAGTAATGAAAGAAGAACTGTTCTCCAGGTTAAGGGTGTCAGCAAGGATTTCGGTGGGCTACGTGCCCTTGATGATGTAGATCTTGATGTTAAAGAAGGTGAGATTGTTGCCCTTATCGGACCCAACGGTGCGGGCAAGACTACTTTCTTCAACTGCATCACCGGGATATACACCCCCACAGAGGGAGACGTTAATATCGATCCGAAAGGTGAAGGTTTCAAGCGTATTAACGGCAGGAAGCCCAACCATGTAACCAAATTGGGAATGGCGCGCACCTTTCAGAATATCAGACTCTTTCCGTCCATGTCGGTGATTGAGAATGTCATGATCGGCTGTCACTGCCGCACCAAGGCGACTTTTCTCGGTGCAGTCTTTCGTGATCCTCGGACCCGCAGGGAAGAGCAGGAGACTATCCTCAAGAGTTATGAATTGTTGCAGGAACTCGGACTGGATCAATATGCAGATGATCTGGCCCGTAATCTGCCCTATGGTGCGCAACGCCGTCTGGAAATAGCCCGCGCGCTGGCAACTGATCCGTTCCTTCTGCTTCTGGACGAACCGGCTGCAGGCATGAACCCGCAGGAAACAACCGAACTTGAGGAATTGATCGTCAGCATCAAGGACAAGCATAAAATATCAGTCCTGCTTATTGAGCATGACATGAAGATGGTCATGTCTTTGTCGGACCGTTTGTTCGTGCTTGAGTACGGGCGCGAGATTGCCCACGGCACACCTCAGCAAATCAGCGAGAACCCCGCTGTTATCAAGGCTTACCTCGGGGAGGAACTCGTCGATGCTTAA
- a CDS encoding ABC transporter ATP-binding protein has product MLKLRNVNTFYGNIQALRNINIEVGQGEIITLIGANGAGKTTTLMTISGVVPPRTGEVLYNGKPIHKTKPDKIVKMGISQVPEGRLIFPDLTITENLDMGAFLRDDKDGVKEDMDHVFKLFPILWERRRQLGGNLSGGEQQMLAISRALMARPKLLLLDEPSLGLAPLIIRQIFDIVKKINEESGTTVFLVEQNANLALKTAHRGYVMENGEIILSDTSDKLLANEDIKKAYLGL; this is encoded by the coding sequence ATGCTTAAACTTAGGAATGTAAACACCTTTTATGGAAATATTCAGGCCCTGCGCAATATCAATATTGAAGTGGGGCAGGGTGAGATTATTACTCTCATCGGGGCCAACGGTGCAGGCAAAACCACCACGCTGATGACTATCAGCGGTGTGGTGCCGCCACGCACAGGAGAAGTCCTCTACAACGGTAAACCGATCCACAAAACCAAGCCGGATAAAATTGTCAAGATGGGAATTTCACAAGTGCCTGAAGGGCGGCTTATTTTTCCTGATCTGACTATTACCGAGAATCTCGACATGGGCGCATTCCTGCGTGATGACAAGGATGGGGTCAAAGAAGACATGGATCATGTCTTTAAACTCTTTCCCATTCTCTGGGAACGGCGCAGGCAGCTCGGCGGTAACCTTTCCGGTGGTGAGCAGCAGATGTTGGCAATTTCCCGTGCGCTCATGGCCCGGCCCAAGCTTTTGCTTCTTGACGAACCTTCACTCGGGCTTGCTCCGTTAATTATTCGTCAGATCTTTGATATTGTTAAGAAAATTAATGAAGAAAGCGGTACTACCGTATTTTTGGTTGAACAGAATGCAAACCTGGCACTGAAGACTGCCCACCGCGGTTACGTCATGGAAAACGGTGAGATTATACTCTCAGACACCAGTGACAAACTTCTCGCCAACGAAGATATCAAGAAAGCTTATCTGGGACTTTAA
- the guaB gene encoding IMP dehydrogenase gives MEKVVGQALTFDDVLLLPAYSEVLPDSVDVSAKLTEEITLGIPLVSAAMDTVTESKMAIQMARHGGVGVVHKNMSVRDQVREVERVKKSESGMVTDPIVVHPDDTVGKALDLMAEFKISGFPVVKGEHLVGIITNRDVRFINDRNVPVSEVMTSRNLVTVQKGTSSEEAKRHLHTNRIEKLLVVDEENKLTGLITIKDIDKVKKYPNAAKDSAGRLRVGAAVGVGRDLMERSSALINAGVDFLTLDSAHGHSKGILEAIKELRSCYPDTQIIGGNIATYDGAMALIDAGVNAVKVGIGPGSICTTRVVAGVGVPQITAIMEAARACQERGVCVIGDGGIKFSGDVVKALVAGANTVMMGSMFAGTDESPGEKVLYQGRSYKLYRGMGSIDAMKKGSSDRYFQKDTNKLVPEGIVGRVPYKGPVSDSIYQMIGGLRSGMGYVGCANIAEMSEKAQFIRMSAAGFKESHVHDVIITKEAPNYRVDSY, from the coding sequence ATGGAAAAGGTAGTAGGTCAGGCTCTGACTTTTGACGATGTTCTGCTTTTGCCCGCCTATTCGGAAGTTCTTCCCGATAGCGTGGACGTATCCGCTAAACTCACCGAAGAGATCACTCTTGGAATCCCACTGGTCAGTGCCGCTATGGATACTGTTACCGAGTCCAAGATGGCTATCCAGATGGCCCGCCACGGAGGTGTCGGCGTTGTTCACAAAAATATGAGCGTACGCGATCAGGTTCGTGAAGTCGAAAGGGTCAAAAAATCAGAATCCGGTATGGTCACCGATCCCATCGTGGTTCATCCCGATGATACCGTGGGCAAGGCTCTCGATCTCATGGCTGAATTTAAAATTTCCGGCTTCCCGGTTGTTAAGGGTGAACATCTTGTAGGTATCATTACCAACCGTGATGTACGTTTCATCAACGACCGCAATGTGCCCGTTTCCGAAGTGATGACCAGCCGTAACCTCGTTACCGTGCAGAAGGGAACTTCTTCTGAAGAAGCCAAGCGCCACCTGCATACCAACCGCATTGAAAAACTGCTGGTTGTTGACGAAGAAAACAAGCTTACCGGCCTGATTACCATCAAGGATATTGACAAGGTCAAGAAGTACCCCAACGCTGCTAAAGACTCTGCGGGTCGCCTGCGTGTTGGTGCTGCAGTTGGAGTTGGCCGCGATCTTATGGAGCGCAGCTCTGCGCTTATTAACGCCGGAGTTGACTTCCTTACCCTTGATTCCGCACACGGTCATTCCAAAGGTATCCTTGAAGCTATCAAGGAACTTCGTTCCTGCTACCCCGATACTCAGATCATCGGCGGTAACATCGCTACCTATGATGGAGCCATGGCTCTTATTGATGCCGGTGTAAATGCTGTGAAAGTCGGTATCGGCCCCGGTTCCATCTGCACAACCCGTGTTGTTGCCGGTGTAGGTGTTCCGCAGATCACCGCCATCATGGAAGCTGCCCGTGCTTGTCAGGAACGCGGTGTCTGCGTGATCGGCGACGGTGGAATCAAATTCTCCGGTGATGTTGTAAAGGCTTTGGTTGCGGGTGCAAATACCGTAATGATGGGCTCCATGTTTGCCGGAACCGATGAAAGCCCCGGTGAAAAAGTTCTTTATCAAGGTCGCAGCTATAAACTTTATCGCGGTATGGGCTCCATTGACGCAATGAAGAAGGGCAGTTCCGACCGTTATTTCCAGAAGGACACCAATAAGTTGGTTCCCGAAGGTATTGTCGGCCGTGTTCCTTACAAAGGACCTGTTTCCGATAGCATTTACCAGATGATCGGCGGACTTCGTTCCGGTATGGGTTATGTGGGTTGTGCCAATATTGCTGAAATGTCAGAGAAAGCACAATTCATCCGCATGTCTGCCGCCGGTTTTAAAGAAAGCCACGTACATGATGTAATTATTACCAAGGAAGCACCCAACTACCGGGTTGATTCCTACTAG
- the guaA gene encoding glutamine-hydrolyzing GMP synthase produces MQHENKVIILDFGSQFTQLIARRIREAGVYSEIHPCNVDPQKIKDIKPGALILSGGPSSVLEDDSPQLDPSLLEMGVPVLGICYGMQLMTNDLGGRVVSSEDREYGRAEFKGDSGCVLFEGIEDIEKLTVWMSHGDRVEAIPDGFKVCGTTESIPFAAMANDDKKMYALQFHPEVAHTESGTTIINNFVFKIAGLKADWTMSSFVENCIEEMREKIGDNQVVLGLSGGIDSTVVAVLLHKAIGKQLHCIFVDNGLLRMHEREEVIGFLEEHFELNVKCVDSAQLFLDKLKGVEDPEKKRKLIGYTFIDVFNEEATALKDVKFLAQGTLYPDVIESESFKGPSAVIKSHHNVGGLPEDMDLDLVEPLRELFKDEVRKVAYELGLPEFIIWRQPFPGPGLAIRVLGEITEERLEILRQADKIVQNEMHASGWYRKVWQGFAVLLPLKTVGVMGDDRTYEHVIALRIVDSIDAMTADWSRIPNDILARMSNRIINEVKGVNRVVLDISSKPPATIEWE; encoded by the coding sequence ATGCAGCACGAAAATAAAGTAATTATTCTGGATTTCGGGTCTCAGTTTACTCAGCTGATTGCCCGCAGAATCCGTGAAGCGGGTGTGTATTCTGAAATCCACCCCTGTAATGTTGATCCTCAGAAGATCAAGGATATCAAGCCCGGTGCGTTGATCCTTTCCGGTGGACCTTCCTCCGTTCTGGAAGACGATTCCCCCCAGCTTGATCCATCCCTGTTGGAAATGGGTGTGCCTGTGCTTGGCATCTGCTACGGCATGCAGCTCATGACCAACGATCTCGGCGGACGCGTTGTTTCTTCCGAGGACCGTGAATATGGCCGTGCGGAATTCAAAGGCGATTCCGGCTGCGTTCTTTTTGAAGGCATTGAGGACATTGAAAAGCTCACCGTATGGATGAGCCACGGTGACCGTGTTGAAGCCATCCCCGACGGGTTCAAGGTCTGCGGTACCACCGAGTCCATTCCTTTTGCCGCCATGGCCAACGATGATAAGAAAATGTACGCCCTCCAGTTCCACCCCGAAGTGGCCCACACCGAGAGCGGTACCACCATCATCAACAACTTTGTATTTAAAATTGCAGGCCTTAAAGCCGATTGGACCATGTCTTCCTTCGTTGAGAACTGCATTGAGGAAATGCGCGAAAAGATCGGTGACAATCAGGTTGTGCTCGGCCTTTCCGGCGGTATTGACTCCACTGTAGTTGCCGTGCTCCTGCATAAAGCCATTGGCAAGCAGTTGCACTGCATCTTTGTTGATAACGGCCTGCTGCGCATGCACGAGCGTGAAGAAGTTATCGGTTTCCTTGAAGAGCATTTCGAACTCAACGTTAAATGCGTTGATTCCGCCCAGCTTTTCCTCGACAAGCTTAAAGGCGTTGAAGATCCTGAGAAGAAGCGCAAACTCATCGGTTACACCTTTATTGATGTTTTCAATGAAGAAGCAACCGCGCTCAAAGATGTTAAGTTTCTCGCACAGGGAACTCTCTATCCCGACGTAATCGAATCCGAATCCTTCAAAGGTCCCTCCGCTGTCATTAAGTCCCACCACAACGTTGGCGGACTGCCCGAAGACATGGATCTCGATCTGGTTGAACCTTTGCGCGAACTCTTTAAAGATGAAGTCCGCAAGGTTGCTTACGAACTGGGGCTGCCCGAGTTCATCATCTGGCGCCAGCCTTTCCCCGGCCCGGGCCTTGCTATCCGCGTTCTGGGTGAAATTACTGAAGAGCGTCTTGAAATCCTGCGTCAGGCAGATAAGATTGTGCAGAATGAAATGCATGCTTCCGGCTGGTACCGCAAGGTCTGGCAGGGTTTCGCGGTTCTGCTGCCGCTCAAGACTGTCGGCGTAATGGGCGATGACCGTACCTACGAACACGTCATCGCACTGCGTATCGTAGACAGCATTGATGCCATGACCGCTGACTGGTCCCGTATCCCCAACGATATCCTCGCCCGCATGTCCAACCGGATCATCAACGAGGTAAAAGGTGTTAACCGCGTGGTTCTGGATATTTCCTCCAAGCCGCCGGCAACCATCGAATGGGAATAA